A genome region from Variovorax paradoxus includes the following:
- a CDS encoding creatininase family protein — MNPPTLRSRFWSDLTSEEFSRLDRERLIAVLPVGATEQHGPHLPMSTDTATIDGMVRAALPHLPDDLPVLFLPTVPYGKSNEHSRYPGTLTVSAATLIAMWKDIGACVAKAGVRKLVLYNSHGGQMSVMDIVARDLREEHDMMVVAANWYTLGLPEGLFTAHEGKHGIHAGDLESSVMLHLTPDYVRKDQFKNFASMTEQLAAENKFLSITPSGKLGWQMHDINPAGAAGDATRATAEKGAAVLDHVGRRFVELLHEVDRFPLSRLANQPAWR; from the coding sequence ATGAATCCGCCCACCCTGCGCAGCCGCTTCTGGTCCGACCTGACCAGCGAAGAGTTCTCCCGCCTCGACCGCGAACGGCTCATCGCCGTGCTGCCGGTGGGCGCGACCGAGCAGCACGGCCCCCACCTGCCGATGTCGACCGACACCGCCACCATAGACGGCATGGTGCGAGCCGCGCTGCCGCACCTGCCCGACGACCTGCCGGTGCTGTTCCTGCCGACCGTGCCCTACGGCAAGAGCAACGAGCACTCGCGCTATCCGGGCACGCTCACCGTGTCGGCGGCCACGCTGATCGCGATGTGGAAGGACATCGGCGCCTGCGTCGCCAAGGCGGGCGTGCGCAAGCTGGTGCTCTACAACAGCCATGGCGGCCAGATGAGCGTGATGGACATCGTCGCGCGCGACCTGCGCGAGGAGCACGACATGATGGTCGTCGCCGCCAACTGGTACACGCTGGGCCTGCCCGAGGGCCTGTTCACCGCGCACGAGGGCAAGCATGGCATCCACGCCGGCGACCTCGAGAGCTCGGTCATGCTGCACCTCACGCCCGACTACGTGCGCAAGGATCAGTTCAAGAACTTCGCTTCCATGACCGAGCAACTGGCCGCCGAGAACAAGTTCCTCTCGATCACGCCCAGCGGCAAGCTGGGCTGGCAGATGCACGACATCAACCCCGCGGGCGCCGCCGGCGACGCCACGCGCGCCACGGCCGAGAAAGGTGCCGCGGTGCTCGACCACGTGGGACGGCGCTTCGTCGAGCTGCTGCACGAGGTCGACCGCTTTCCCCTGTCGCGGCTCGCCAACCAGCCCGCGTGGCGCTAG
- a CDS encoding autotransporter outer membrane beta-barrel domain-containing protein produces MRLEQRARSFRRTPASPLACLAAALAGLAGTAAQAACGPTATPGTGQSVVCVGATTGSASVIAAPGSTGVAITVDSGATLTTNATQALLVRDASSITNNGTIAVSGGSGSARAAMVATGNDNTMTNNGAIRTTSGGTSGILVTSNSSTRTLITNNGAIATTGGSSHGISTLGPGNTVVNNGTIAASGSSAKGVYLQGGNLTANLLVNNGTIATTGANSLSGGADAVHANTLGLSFFSRVENRAGALLSSANGYGYRGQNGNDTLVNAGTIEGHGGAGNSDAIYMGALGNGTLILQTGSVIRGGADGGNAIANAFLEGSGTVDNAFRNFQNLTMRGAEWSWLTDASFSDGIRIESGRFNLPATLASPVINVLPGTTVAGTGTFAGNVTNRGTLLPGPNDGVNFGAFTVRGNYLGSGALMQINTVLAGDNAPSDRLVIDGGAASGDTAIRVVNRGGMGAPTLADGILVVQTVNGGTTADRAFSLTQPVEAGAYTYRLFRGGAAGNNPDNWYLRNNGFLVGGVVMGSLAEAYEVIAETPTVPGVPAPAVEQVKLYRPEVALYSSVPLVVRQLGLAQLGSFHDRQGDQQLLASDEGRQASWGRMFGESTRQRLRGDANPQFDGNIHGLQLGHDFLAGTDASGGRHRIGVLGGYTRASGDTSGVAGGATNAATGRLSVEGYSLGAYWTRVAESGWYSDAVLMATRFKTEAQSTLGRGGRPHGKTITASLEAGHPFALSDNVSLQPQVQLIWQRSSVDDFDDGLSTVRFQRDNAVTGRLGARLEGRFNAASGSWNPYLKANLWHTFRGTNALFFGPTDQVGNRRTASALEMGAGVVGQVNRTVAVYGGLAYTRAIGNDGEQSGMQGQVGMRIRW; encoded by the coding sequence ATGCGTCTGGAGCAGCGCGCCCGATCTTTCCGCCGCACGCCGGCATCTCCCCTTGCGTGTCTCGCGGCCGCCCTCGCGGGGCTTGCGGGCACAGCGGCCCAGGCCGCATGCGGCCCCACCGCGACACCCGGCACGGGCCAGAGCGTGGTCTGCGTCGGCGCGACCACCGGCTCGGCCAGCGTGATCGCCGCGCCCGGCAGCACCGGCGTCGCCATCACCGTGGACAGCGGCGCCACGCTCACCACCAATGCCACGCAGGCCCTGCTGGTGCGCGATGCGAGCAGCATCACCAACAACGGCACCATCGCCGTCTCGGGCGGCTCGGGCTCGGCGCGCGCGGCGATGGTGGCCACCGGCAACGACAACACGATGACCAACAACGGCGCCATCCGCACCACGAGCGGCGGCACCTCGGGCATCCTGGTGACGTCGAACAGCAGCACGCGCACGCTCATCACCAACAACGGCGCCATCGCGACCACGGGCGGCAGCTCGCACGGCATCTCCACGCTGGGGCCGGGCAACACGGTCGTCAACAACGGCACCATCGCGGCCAGCGGCAGCTCGGCCAAGGGCGTGTACCTGCAGGGCGGCAACCTCACGGCCAACCTGCTGGTCAACAACGGCACCATCGCCACGACGGGCGCCAACTCGCTTTCGGGCGGGGCCGATGCGGTGCATGCCAACACGCTGGGCCTGAGCTTCTTCTCGCGCGTGGAGAACCGGGCCGGCGCGCTGCTCTCGAGCGCCAATGGCTACGGCTACCGCGGCCAGAACGGCAACGACACACTGGTGAACGCGGGCACCATCGAAGGCCACGGCGGCGCCGGCAACAGCGACGCGATCTACATGGGCGCGCTGGGCAACGGCACGCTGATCCTGCAGACCGGCTCGGTCATCCGCGGCGGCGCCGATGGCGGCAATGCGATCGCAAACGCCTTTCTCGAAGGCAGCGGCACGGTGGACAACGCCTTCCGCAATTTCCAGAATCTGACGATGCGCGGCGCCGAATGGTCGTGGCTCACCGATGCGAGCTTTTCGGACGGAATACGCATCGAATCGGGCCGCTTCAACCTGCCCGCGACGCTGGCGAGCCCGGTGATCAACGTGCTTCCCGGCACCACGGTCGCCGGCACGGGCACCTTTGCGGGCAACGTGACGAACCGGGGCACGCTCCTGCCCGGCCCGAACGACGGCGTGAACTTCGGCGCCTTCACGGTGCGGGGCAACTACCTCGGCAGCGGCGCGCTGATGCAGATCAACACCGTGCTGGCCGGCGACAACGCGCCCTCCGACCGGCTGGTGATCGATGGCGGCGCGGCCTCGGGCGACACCGCCATCCGCGTGGTCAACCGCGGCGGCATGGGCGCGCCGACGCTGGCCGACGGCATCCTGGTGGTGCAGACGGTCAACGGCGGCACCACGGCCGATCGCGCCTTCTCGCTCACGCAGCCGGTCGAGGCCGGCGCGTACACCTACCGCCTGTTCCGCGGCGGCGCGGCCGGCAACAACCCGGACAACTGGTATTTGCGCAACAACGGCTTCCTGGTCGGCGGCGTGGTGATGGGGTCGCTGGCCGAGGCGTACGAAGTCATCGCCGAAACGCCGACCGTACCCGGCGTGCCGGCGCCGGCCGTCGAGCAGGTCAAGCTGTACCGGCCCGAGGTGGCGCTCTACAGCAGCGTGCCGCTGGTGGTGCGCCAGCTCGGGCTCGCGCAGCTGGGCAGCTTTCACGACCGGCAGGGCGACCAGCAACTGCTTGCGAGCGACGAAGGCCGGCAAGCCTCGTGGGGCCGCATGTTCGGCGAAAGCACGCGCCAGCGCCTGCGCGGCGATGCGAATCCGCAGTTCGACGGCAACATCCACGGGCTTCAGCTGGGCCATGACTTTCTCGCGGGCACCGACGCCTCGGGCGGACGGCACCGCATCGGCGTGCTCGGCGGCTACACGCGCGCGAGCGGCGACACGAGCGGCGTGGCCGGCGGTGCGACCAATGCCGCCACGGGCCGCCTGAGCGTGGAGGGCTACAGCCTGGGCGCTTACTGGACGCGCGTGGCTGAGAGCGGCTGGTACAGCGACGCCGTGCTCATGGCCACGCGCTTCAAGACCGAGGCGCAGTCCACGCTCGGACGCGGCGGCCGGCCGCATGGCAAGACGATCACCGCGTCGCTCGAGGCCGGCCATCCCTTCGCATTGAGCGACAACGTCTCGCTGCAACCGCAGGTGCAGCTGATCTGGCAGCGCAGCTCGGTCGACGACTTCGACGACGGCCTCTCCACGGTGCGCTTCCAGCGCGACAACGCCGTCACGGGTCGCCTGGGCGCGCGGCTGGAAGGCCGCTTCAACGCCGCGAGCGGCAGCTGGAATCCGTACCTCAAGGCCAACCTCTGGCACACCTTCCGCGGCACCAACGCGCTCTTCTTCGGCCCGACCGACCAGGTCGGCAACCGCCGCACCGCGAGCGCGCTCGAGATGGGCGCGGGCGTGGTGGGGCAGGTGAACAGGACGGTGGCGGTGTATGGCGGGCTCGCGTACACGCGGGCCATCGGCAACGACGGCGAGCAGTCCGGCATGCAGGGGCAGGTGGGCATGCGGATTCGCTGGTAG
- a CDS encoding ABC transporter ATP-binding protein — MESQQPSSPPLVTLRNVGKRFANGTLALQGMSLDIGEHDFISFLGPSGCGKSTALRLIAGLTRLSSGEMHWSGASTGAAKDSKSDRELGFVFQEPTLMPWAKVFENVWLPLKLAGTSRDAAAPVVQQALEMVGLSRFADVYPRELSGGMKMRVSIARALVTRPRLLLMDEPFAALDEMTRIKLNNDLLAIWREHRFSIVFVTHSVYESVYLSNRIVVMAARPGRVIDEIRIDEPYPRGEEFRTSSRYNAHCTAVSQSLHGALHGIDIDH, encoded by the coding sequence ATGGAAAGCCAACAGCCATCCTCCCCGCCGCTGGTCACCCTGCGCAACGTCGGCAAGCGCTTCGCCAACGGCACGCTCGCGCTGCAGGGCATGTCGCTCGACATCGGCGAGCACGACTTCATCAGCTTCCTCGGCCCCTCGGGCTGCGGCAAGAGCACCGCGCTGCGGCTGATCGCGGGACTCACGCGCCTGAGTTCGGGCGAGATGCACTGGTCGGGCGCGAGCACCGGCGCGGCCAAGGACAGCAAAAGCGACCGGGAACTGGGCTTCGTGTTCCAGGAGCCCACCCTCATGCCCTGGGCCAAGGTGTTCGAAAACGTGTGGCTGCCGCTGAAGCTTGCCGGCACTTCGCGCGATGCGGCCGCGCCCGTGGTGCAGCAGGCGCTCGAGATGGTCGGCCTCTCGCGCTTTGCCGACGTGTACCCGCGCGAGCTCTCGGGCGGCATGAAGATGCGCGTGTCGATCGCGCGCGCGCTGGTCACGCGCCCGCGCCTGCTGCTGATGGACGAGCCCTTCGCCGCGCTCGACGAGATGACGCGCATCAAGCTCAACAACGACCTGCTGGCGATCTGGCGCGAGCACCGCTTCTCGATCGTGTTCGTCACGCACAGCGTGTACGAGTCGGTGTACCTCTCGAACCGCATCGTGGTGATGGCCGCGCGGCCGGGCCGGGTGATCGACGAGATCCGCATCGACGAACCGTACCCGCGCGGAGAGGAATTCCGCACCTCCAGCCGCTACAACGCGCATTGCACCGCAGTGTCCCAATCCCTGCACGGAGCGCTCCATGGCATCGACATCGACCATTGA